In Sphingobacterium zeae, one genomic interval encodes:
- the pfkA gene encoding 6-phosphofructokinase — translation MKEIKKIGVLTSGGDAPGMNACIRAVVRTALHKGLEVTGIYQGYQGLIDANFIEMDTRSVSNIIQRGGTILKTARCMEFKTPEGRQKGYDNLKAAGIDALVVIGGDGSFTGANFFSKEFDIPVVGIPGTIDNDLYGSDYTIGYDTANNTVIEAIDKIRDTAASHERLFFVEVMGRDSGCIALNAGIAGGAEAILLPEKETAIDDLIRHLEDGAIKKKSSSIVIVAEGDQNGGAYYVAKKVKEKFDHYDTKVSILGHLQRGGAPTSFDRVLASRLGFAAVNELLAGNTRVTVGLRGNEIQTTPIEEAISNKEIKLSPDLLEMAEIL, via the coding sequence ATAAAAGAAATTAAAAAAATAGGCGTTTTAACATCTGGAGGTGATGCTCCGGGCATGAATGCCTGTATACGTGCTGTAGTTCGTACAGCATTACATAAAGGATTGGAAGTAACTGGTATTTACCAAGGTTATCAAGGCCTGATCGATGCCAATTTTATAGAAATGGATACGCGCTCGGTCAGCAATATCATCCAACGTGGCGGTACAATATTGAAAACGGCGCGTTGCATGGAGTTCAAAACTCCAGAAGGTCGTCAAAAAGGCTACGACAATCTGAAAGCTGCCGGTATTGACGCTTTGGTGGTGATCGGCGGTGATGGATCCTTTACCGGTGCAAACTTTTTTTCCAAAGAATTCGACATTCCTGTTGTCGGCATACCTGGAACGATAGACAACGATTTGTATGGTTCGGATTATACCATTGGGTATGATACAGCCAATAATACCGTTATCGAAGCAATTGACAAAATCAGAGATACGGCTGCTTCACATGAACGTCTTTTCTTTGTGGAGGTGATGGGTAGAGATTCAGGCTGCATCGCTTTAAATGCTGGTATTGCAGGCGGAGCCGAAGCCATTTTACTTCCTGAAAAAGAAACGGCTATCGACGATCTGATCCGCCACCTGGAAGATGGCGCAATTAAGAAGAAATCCTCCTCTATCGTTATTGTTGCTGAGGGCGACCAAAACGGTGGCGCCTATTATGTAGCAAAAAAAGTAAAAGAAAAGTTTGATCATTACGACACGAAAGTTAGTATATTAGGGCATTTGCAGCGTGGTGGTGCTCCAACGAGTTTCGACCGCGTGCTTGCTAGTCGATTGGGCTTTGCTGCTGTCAATGAATTGTTGGCAGGGAATACACGCGTTACTGTTGGACTCCGTGGCAATGAAATCCAAACAACTCCAATTGAAGAAGCAATCAGCAATAAGGAAATCAAACTTAGCCCTGATTTATTGGAAATGGCTGAGATTTTATAA
- a CDS encoding NUDIX hydrolase, producing the protein MYSNFTVDCVILGFHEGELKVLLAERNEYPFKDWWALPGFFVDNDEEMEDAVKRILYENTGLKDVFMDQLHSFAGLKRHPKGRILTVAYYALIQLDSTKLKTKPVTNYMKQAKWFPVRNVPELAFDHKQILDLCLERLQRRLAYKPIAFELLPEKFTLTQLQLVYEGILNKQLDKRNFRKKMQNYGFLKELDEVQTGVAYRAARLYKLDKRKFLKHFQNTVAF; encoded by the coding sequence TTGTATAGTAATTTTACCGTAGACTGTGTCATATTAGGCTTTCACGAAGGAGAATTAAAAGTTCTTCTGGCCGAAAGAAATGAATATCCTTTTAAGGATTGGTGGGCATTGCCAGGCTTTTTCGTGGACAACGATGAAGAGATGGAAGATGCTGTAAAGCGGATTTTGTATGAAAATACAGGGTTGAAAGATGTGTTTATGGATCAGCTCCATTCCTTTGCAGGTTTAAAAAGGCACCCAAAAGGAAGAATTTTGACCGTGGCTTATTACGCACTCATTCAATTGGACAGTACCAAACTAAAAACTAAGCCTGTTACAAATTACATGAAACAGGCCAAATGGTTTCCTGTGCGTAATGTACCCGAACTGGCCTTTGACCACAAGCAGATCTTGGACCTCTGTCTGGAAAGATTGCAGCGTCGACTTGCTTATAAGCCGATCGCTTTTGAATTGCTTCCCGAAAAATTTACCCTCACGCAACTGCAGCTGGTCTATGAGGGGATATTAAATAAACAACTCGACAAACGCAATTTTAGAAAGAAAATGCAAAACTATGGGTTCCTAAAAGAACTCGACGAGGTACAGACCGGGGTGGCGTATCGCGCAGCAAGGCTCTATAAATTGGACAAAAGGAAGTTTCTAAAACATTTCCAAAATACGGTCGCATTTTGA
- a CDS encoding TetR/AcrR family transcriptional regulator has product MEDRKDQIIEAAIRRFMHYGFSKTTMNEIAEDIKITKANLYYYYSEKNALIRDVIVRLTDEYREMEERVADAHEGTTYELIIKILELRDAFVRKYYMLHMNENLEWIKGLSMQDFFQCLHDRDVKALFEILQVGAEKGEIDGEHLYETAEIYVELMKSLSLMCNISDIISGIPNQDRFDEVLQKQKLATKLFFNGIGKK; this is encoded by the coding sequence ATGGAAGATAGAAAAGATCAAATCATCGAGGCGGCGATACGGCGCTTTATGCATTACGGTTTTAGTAAGACTACGATGAATGAAATTGCGGAGGATATAAAAATTACTAAAGCGAATTTGTATTACTATTATTCAGAGAAGAATGCACTGATACGCGATGTGATTGTGCGTTTGACAGATGAGTATAGGGAAATGGAGGAAAGGGTGGCGGATGCACATGAAGGTACAACGTACGAACTGATCATCAAGATTTTGGAGCTGCGTGATGCATTTGTGCGGAAATACTATATGTTGCACATGAACGAAAATCTGGAATGGATAAAGGGTCTTTCGATGCAGGATTTTTTTCAGTGCCTGCATGACCGGGATGTGAAAGCGTTGTTTGAGATTTTGCAGGTAGGTGCAGAAAAGGGCGAAATCGATGGGGAACACCTCTATGAAACTGCCGAAATATATGTGGAATTGATGAAGAGTCTCTCGCTGATGTGCAATATTTCGGATATCATTTCGGGCATACCAAACCAGGACCGTTTTGATGAAGTATTACAAAAGCAAAAGTTGGCTACCAAGCTTTTTTTTAATGGTATAGGTAAAAAGTAG
- a CDS encoding TolC family protein has translation MKTIRILASLLLGTMVFQSHAQQQLTLSDAIKFALQNKADAKKAGLDVVNAEHKIAEVKSGALPQVNFNGGITYNPMIQKVALPGELVNQPGTTVMAAFGQKWQSTNTISLNQQLFNQTVFTGLKAAKTTREFYVINKTLTDEQLIEKVANSYYDVYQSKLQLKTVDNNLESTTKTRDVIEGLVKNGLAKKIDLDRTNVSVTNLKASRQQLINAVELKENALKFVIGMPMSEQITMPSSTFETVALDAIYDPLDVSSRTEIQVLSKQNELLELNKKAEISKYYPTLSLTANYGRQGLGPVFPIFSKAQGVNWSGFSGIGLNLTVPIFNGFLTRSKVRQAQIDIDKLQIDIADTKLALNMAAENSRVQIKNSLLTIESNRKNVDLAKSVLDDTNNNYKNGLATLTDLLDAENAYADAQNNLNTSLLDYKIAEVQLIKANGKLKSLINE, from the coding sequence ATGAAAACAATCAGAATACTAGCCAGCCTTTTATTAGGTACGATGGTTTTCCAAAGTCATGCACAACAACAGTTAACCTTAAGTGATGCCATTAAATTTGCATTACAAAATAAGGCGGATGCAAAAAAGGCAGGTCTTGATGTCGTCAATGCCGAGCATAAAATTGCGGAAGTTAAGTCGGGAGCATTACCACAGGTGAATTTTAACGGTGGAATTACCTATAACCCGATGATCCAAAAGGTTGCTTTACCCGGAGAGCTTGTTAATCAGCCCGGAACAACGGTGATGGCGGCTTTTGGACAAAAATGGCAATCTACCAATACCATCAGTTTAAACCAACAGCTATTTAACCAAACGGTGTTTACAGGATTGAAAGCCGCGAAAACTACACGCGAATTTTATGTGATCAATAAGACTTTGACCGATGAACAATTAATTGAAAAGGTCGCAAATAGTTATTATGATGTTTACCAGTCTAAACTGCAGTTGAAAACCGTAGATAATAACCTGGAAAGTACGACCAAGACAAGGGATGTCATTGAAGGGTTGGTGAAAAACGGATTAGCGAAGAAAATTGATCTTGATCGTACCAATGTATCCGTAACCAACTTGAAAGCGTCCAGACAACAGCTGATCAATGCGGTGGAACTGAAAGAAAATGCCTTGAAATTTGTAATCGGCATGCCGATGTCCGAGCAAATTACAATGCCTAGTTCAACTTTTGAAACCGTTGCGCTGGATGCGATATATGACCCGCTTGATGTGTCGAGTAGAACAGAAATTCAGGTGCTCTCAAAACAGAATGAATTGCTTGAACTAAATAAAAAGGCAGAGATCTCCAAATATTATCCGACGCTTTCTCTGACAGCGAACTATGGAAGACAGGGATTGGGACCTGTATTTCCGATATTTTCTAAGGCACAGGGGGTAAATTGGTCTGGCTTTTCTGGTATCGGACTGAACCTTACCGTTCCTATTTTTAACGGTTTCCTTACACGCTCCAAAGTGCGTCAGGCGCAGATTGATATCGATAAATTGCAGATCGATATTGCCGACACCAAGCTGGCATTGAATATGGCAGCTGAGAATTCACGGGTACAGATCAAAAACTCATTATTGACAATCGAATCGAACCGTAAAAATGTGGATCTGGCAAAATCAGTCTTAGATGATACCAACAACAATTATAAAAATGGCCTAGCGACATTGACTGATCTGCTGGATGCTGAAAATGCGTATGCAGATGCGCAAAATAATTTAAATACTTCTTTGCTGGATTATAAAATTGCAGAGGTGCAGCTGATCAAAGCGAATGGAAAACTTAAATCATTGATTAACGAATAA
- a CDS encoding efflux RND transporter periplasmic adaptor subunit yields MKRGIITLLIIAAGLAGIFFVLNKNKKKNEAETAEVAKKNAAIAVRIDTAKVSSMDLRYTANGTFSPKQEVTVSAQTAGRVVRVLVDEGSRVSAGQTLAIIEGDKLNVNVANAQAAYTNAQADLQRFESAYSTGGVTKQQLDQVKLQFENAKNNLQASKLNAGDVTIKTSVSGIVNARKIEPGTYLNIGAPAFDIVNVATLKLRVNVDEKNVATLKIGQSVDVSASVYADQRFTGKITFIAPKSDGSLNFPVEIEVNNASNKLRAGMYGTAIFGEGVASNTLIVPRNAFVGSVSDNKIFVLKNGKAIETTVKSGRNFGDNIEILGGLQDGDQVIVSGQINLFDQSPVEIIK; encoded by the coding sequence ATGAAACGCGGAATTATTACCCTACTTATTATTGCTGCTGGTTTAGCAGGAATATTTTTTGTGTTAAATAAAAATAAAAAGAAAAATGAAGCCGAAACAGCGGAGGTTGCCAAAAAGAATGCAGCAATCGCTGTACGTATCGATACAGCGAAAGTGTCTTCCATGGATTTACGCTATACCGCAAATGGCACATTCTCGCCCAAACAGGAAGTAACCGTTTCGGCTCAAACTGCCGGCAGAGTTGTGAGAGTATTGGTGGATGAAGGTTCCCGTGTGAGCGCCGGGCAGACCTTGGCGATCATTGAAGGCGATAAGCTGAATGTCAATGTAGCCAATGCCCAAGCCGCATATACCAATGCGCAGGCCGATCTGCAACGCTTTGAAAGTGCTTACTCAACAGGGGGGGTGACCAAACAACAGTTGGATCAGGTAAAATTACAGTTCGAGAATGCGAAGAATAATCTACAGGCATCCAAATTGAATGCAGGCGACGTAACCATCAAAACATCGGTGTCGGGTATTGTCAATGCGCGTAAAATCGAACCAGGTACTTACCTGAATATTGGAGCTCCGGCCTTTGATATCGTCAATGTGGCTACGTTGAAATTGCGCGTTAACGTCGATGAAAAGAACGTTGCAACGTTAAAGATCGGTCAGTCTGTGGACGTGAGTGCAAGTGTGTATGCCGATCAGCGATTTACAGGGAAGATAACGTTTATTGCCCCTAAATCGGACGGTAGTTTAAATTTTCCTGTAGAGATAGAGGTCAATAATGCATCCAATAAACTGCGCGCGGGTATGTACGGTACAGCGATCTTTGGTGAAGGCGTAGCCAGCAATACCTTGATCGTGCCGCGCAATGCTTTTGTCGGTAGTGTGAGCGACAATAAGATTTTCGTGCTCAAAAATGGTAAAGCAATCGAAACAACAGTCAAATCGGGTAGAAACTTTGGTGATAACATCGAGATTTTAGGTGGTTTGCAAGATGGTGATCAGGTGATTGTATCGGGTCAGATCAATCTATTTGACCAAAGCCCTGTAGAAATTATTAAATAG
- a CDS encoding efflux RND transporter permease subunit, with protein MKITEISIKRPSIIIVLFIILTLGGLFSYTQLGYELVPKFEINVITVQTVYPGASPAEVESSVTKKIEDAISSLESIKKVESTSLEGVSIVMVTLNNGADVNFLLTDAQRKINAVVNDLPDDVKTPSLSKFSFDDVAIMSLAVTSNLSEKELYDLLDNKIQPVFARINGVAKVDMIGGEEREIQISVDPKKIEGYGLTISQVQQTIASSNLDFPTGNVSTRDNRTTIRLAGKVTSIEELRNLPITTPAGVQIYLRDIADVQDGIKEIEKVARLDRQNTILLQVFKQSDANAVAVSEAVKKVIAVHDKDGKVISGVEKDYAAQNIKILVANDSSDFTLNAADNVIHDLMIAIALVGFIMLFFLQSLRNAAITMVAIPLSLIATFIGLLLMGYTLNLMSLLGLSLVVGILVDDAIVVIENIHRHMEMGKNKVRAAYDGASEIGFTVTAITLVIVVVFLPIAMSTGLVANILAQFCVTVIISTLLSLLVSFTVVPWLYSRFGKLEHLSKKSLFGRVIHGFESGLNSFTHWVAGLLTWSLKNVKTKLATLGLAIGLLIASFALVVKGYIGSDFFPSVDRKEFFIQLELDKDASLEKTNLLTQKAEAYITAKPDVKEIITTVGQSSDGMASTTGSRYKSEIHVILDKENFEGNSQVYSATLKRELENKLIGAKIKTVNVGIMGAEQAPLKLTIIGASVEDAQEFAEKAADLLRKIPGSAGVKLTSEAGNPEINVKIDRDKMTSLGLNVSTVGMTMQTAFSGNTDNKYRAGDNEYDINIRYNESGRATIDNVRGLKFINDKGASISLDQFAEVTYGSGPTLLERRDKSPAVSIQGQAIGRPMGTVAQEWQAQFEKLPRKPGIVFVWGGNMENQSEGFGTLGIALLASIILVYLVMVALYDSFITPFVVLFSIPLSFIGALLFLALGNQTLNIFTILGIIMLIGLVAKNAIMLVDFANHRKEAGDNTHDALVAANHARLRPILMTTIAMVFGMIPIAIATGDGADMNRGLAIVIIGGLLSSLFLTLVVVPVVYSIFDSLQRRFGKKEKTDYEALIKEDYDHVDVAEH; from the coding sequence ATGAAAATTACCGAAATATCGATAAAACGCCCCAGTATCATTATCGTATTATTTATAATACTGACATTGGGTGGGTTGTTTTCTTATACGCAATTGGGCTACGAGCTTGTCCCTAAGTTTGAAATTAACGTAATCACGGTGCAAACAGTCTACCCGGGGGCGTCGCCTGCGGAAGTGGAAAGTTCGGTCACCAAGAAGATAGAAGATGCAATTTCTTCGTTGGAAAGTATTAAAAAGGTGGAGTCGACCTCGCTCGAAGGGGTTTCGATTGTGATGGTTACCCTCAATAACGGTGCAGATGTCAACTTCCTCCTTACAGACGCCCAACGAAAAATCAACGCTGTTGTCAACGATTTGCCGGACGATGTGAAGACGCCTTCGCTCTCCAAATTCTCATTTGATGACGTGGCAATCATGAGTCTGGCCGTTACATCCAACTTGTCAGAGAAAGAGCTTTACGACTTATTGGACAATAAAATCCAACCGGTCTTTGCCCGTATCAACGGGGTTGCCAAGGTGGACATGATCGGTGGGGAGGAACGCGAAATACAGATTTCCGTAGATCCCAAAAAAATTGAAGGTTATGGACTCACAATTTCGCAGGTGCAACAGACAATTGCATCGTCCAACCTGGATTTTCCTACAGGTAACGTCAGTACCCGCGACAACCGTACAACGATTCGTCTTGCAGGTAAAGTAACCTCTATCGAAGAGTTGCGCAATCTGCCTATCACTACACCTGCAGGCGTGCAGATCTATCTGCGCGATATCGCCGATGTGCAGGATGGAATCAAAGAGATTGAAAAGGTGGCACGTTTGGACCGCCAAAACACGATTTTGCTCCAGGTATTTAAACAGTCTGATGCGAATGCCGTGGCTGTGTCTGAGGCTGTAAAGAAAGTGATCGCTGTACATGATAAAGATGGAAAAGTGATTAGTGGGGTAGAGAAAGATTATGCGGCACAGAATATTAAAATTCTGGTGGCCAATGACTCTTCTGATTTTACATTGAATGCGGCTGATAACGTTATCCACGATTTGATGATCGCCATTGCTTTGGTGGGTTTTATCATGCTGTTCTTCCTGCAAAGTTTGCGTAATGCTGCCATTACCATGGTGGCGATCCCGCTCTCCTTGATTGCAACTTTTATCGGTTTGCTACTGATGGGGTATACTTTAAACCTCATGTCCTTACTGGGACTGTCATTGGTGGTAGGTATCTTGGTGGATGATGCGATCGTAGTGATCGAAAATATTCACCGCCATATGGAGATGGGAAAAAATAAAGTACGCGCAGCGTATGATGGGGCGTCTGAAATTGGATTTACGGTAACGGCAATCACCTTGGTCATTGTCGTCGTGTTCCTTCCAATCGCCATGTCAACGGGATTGGTGGCCAATATCCTTGCACAGTTCTGTGTGACTGTCATCATCTCGACGCTATTGTCCTTATTGGTATCCTTTACGGTCGTACCTTGGTTGTATTCACGCTTCGGTAAATTGGAGCATCTGAGCAAGAAGTCGCTGTTTGGTCGTGTTATCCATGGTTTTGAAAGTGGTCTGAACAGCTTTACACATTGGGTTGCCGGTTTGTTAACCTGGTCATTGAAGAATGTCAAAACCAAATTGGCCACCTTAGGTTTGGCAATCGGTTTACTTATTGCATCATTTGCACTCGTGGTTAAAGGTTATATCGGTTCGGATTTCTTTCCGAGTGTAGACCGAAAAGAATTTTTTATCCAGCTGGAACTCGATAAGGATGCTTCTTTGGAAAAGACGAACTTGTTAACGCAGAAAGCCGAGGCATATATCACGGCGAAGCCAGACGTCAAGGAAATCATTACCACAGTAGGTCAGTCCTCCGATGGAATGGCGTCGACAACAGGCTCGCGTTATAAATCGGAGATCCATGTAATTCTCGACAAAGAAAATTTTGAAGGCAACTCGCAGGTGTATTCGGCGACCTTAAAACGCGAACTGGAAAATAAGCTGATCGGTGCCAAAATCAAAACGGTAAACGTGGGTATCATGGGAGCGGAACAAGCGCCATTGAAATTGACCATCATTGGTGCCTCAGTCGAAGATGCGCAGGAATTTGCTGAGAAAGCAGCAGATCTATTGCGTAAAATTCCAGGATCTGCCGGGGTTAAGTTGACTTCCGAAGCGGGTAATCCGGAGATCAATGTGAAGATAGACCGCGATAAAATGACTTCGTTGGGATTGAACGTATCTACCGTAGGTATGACTATGCAGACAGCATTCTCCGGTAATACGGATAATAAATATAGAGCAGGGGATAACGAGTACGACATCAATATACGCTATAACGAAAGTGGTCGTGCAACGATCGACAACGTGCGAGGCCTTAAATTTATCAACGATAAAGGTGCTTCCATTTCATTGGATCAATTTGCTGAGGTGACTTATGGTTCGGGGCCTACTTTGTTAGAACGACGCGACAAATCGCCAGCCGTATCTATCCAGGGACAGGCTATCGGTAGACCAATGGGTACTGTCGCTCAAGAGTGGCAGGCGCAGTTTGAGAAATTGCCGCGTAAACCGGGAATTGTATTTGTATGGGGTGGTAATATGGAAAACCAAAGCGAAGGTTTCGGTACATTGGGAATTGCTTTGTTAGCATCCATCATCTTGGTATACCTTGTGATGGTCGCACTGTACGACAGTTTTATCACGCCGTTTGTCGTGTTATTCTCGATCCCATTGTCGTTTATTGGTGCATTGTTGTTCCTGGCATTAGGAAATCAGACCTTGAACATCTTTACTATTTTGGGTATTATCATGTTGATTGGTCTAGTTGCTAAAAATGCGATCATGCTGGTCGATTTTGCCAATCACCGTAAGGAAGCCGGCGATAATACACATGACGCTTTGGTGGCTGCCAACCATGCGCGTCTTCGTCCGATCCTGATGACGACAATTGCGATGGTTTTCGGTATGATCCCTATTGCAATCGCTACAGGCGATGGTGCAGATATGAACAGAGGGCTCGCTATTGTCATCATCGGTGGTCTATTGTCCTCCCTATTCTTGACGTTAGTTGTAGTACCCGTGGTGTACTCAATTTTTGATAGTCTTCAACGTCGTTTTGGAAAGAAAGAGAAGACTGACTATGAAGCCTTGATAAAGGAAGATTATGACCATGTGGACGTGGCAGAACATTAA
- the glmS gene encoding glutamine--fructose-6-phosphate transaminase (isomerizing): MCGIVGYTGYRQAYGIVIDGLKKLEYRGYDSAGVALHKGDQIDVYKKTGKVANLEEFVFGHDLQSTTAIGHTRWATHGEPSDRNAHPHYSNSGRIAMIHNGIIENYASLKSELINKGYTFKSDTDTEVLVNFIEEIQSQNECSLEEAIRIALKRVVGAYVILVLEAGHPDRIIAARKGSPLVIGIGKNEHFLGSDASPMLAYTKEVVYINDYELAIITPDELILKNLGNERITPYVQKLDLELSAIEKGGYDHFMLKEIFEQPDTIFDSMRGRLDLQSHQITLSGIEKFANEISNTNRIVIVACGTSWHAGLIAEYIIEELCRINVEVEYASEFRYRNPVIHPGDVILAISQSGETADTLVALENAKKQGAIILGVVNVVGSSIARLSDAGAYTHAGPEIGVASTKAFTAQLTVLNLIALKIASLKGSISDERYQILAQELNEVPKKVEWILDTQVEKIKQIANKYKDARDFLFLGRGYNFPVALEGALKLKEISYIHAEGYPAAEMKHGPIALVDENLPVVFIATKDAYHEKIVSNIQEIKARKGKIISVVTQGDTVSENLSDDFMEIPAADEIIAPLISVVPLQLLSYYIGVELGLDVDKPRNLAKSVTVE, from the coding sequence ATGTGTGGAATTGTAGGATACACAGGTTATCGTCAGGCGTACGGTATCGTCATTGACGGATTGAAAAAGTTAGAATACCGTGGATATGACAGTGCTGGGGTGGCATTGCATAAAGGTGATCAGATCGATGTTTACAAAAAGACAGGTAAGGTCGCAAACCTAGAAGAATTTGTGTTTGGTCATGATCTCCAATCCACTACAGCTATCGGCCATACACGTTGGGCAACACACGGTGAGCCTTCGGACAGAAATGCACACCCCCATTATTCTAATAGTGGACGCATAGCCATGATCCATAACGGGATTATCGAAAACTACGCTTCTTTGAAGTCGGAGTTGATCAACAAAGGATACACATTTAAGAGCGATACGGATACAGAGGTGCTCGTCAATTTTATTGAAGAGATTCAATCTCAGAACGAATGCTCGCTAGAAGAAGCTATTCGTATTGCCTTGAAACGGGTAGTAGGCGCTTATGTGATCCTCGTATTGGAGGCGGGTCATCCAGATCGTATTATTGCAGCGCGCAAAGGAAGTCCTTTAGTTATCGGTATCGGTAAAAATGAGCATTTTTTGGGTTCAGATGCTTCGCCGATGCTGGCCTATACCAAAGAGGTGGTATACATCAACGATTACGAATTGGCGATCATTACGCCAGATGAGCTGATCTTAAAAAATCTGGGTAACGAGCGCATCACACCTTACGTTCAAAAATTAGATTTGGAATTGTCAGCGATAGAGAAAGGCGGTTATGACCACTTTATGCTAAAAGAAATATTCGAACAACCCGATACTATTTTTGACTCCATGCGTGGTCGCCTAGACCTGCAGTCACATCAGATTACCCTGAGCGGTATCGAAAAGTTTGCAAATGAAATCAGTAATACCAACCGCATTGTGATTGTCGCTTGTGGAACAAGCTGGCACGCCGGACTTATCGCAGAATATATTATTGAGGAACTGTGCCGAATTAATGTGGAGGTCGAATATGCCTCGGAATTCCGCTACCGTAATCCGGTTATCCATCCTGGAGATGTAATTTTGGCCATCTCACAAAGTGGGGAGACTGCTGATACGTTAGTCGCTTTGGAAAATGCCAAAAAACAAGGTGCTATTATTTTAGGTGTTGTCAATGTGGTGGGTTCTTCTATTGCCCGTCTTTCGGATGCTGGTGCCTATACCCACGCAGGACCTGAAATCGGCGTGGCAAGTACCAAAGCGTTTACGGCACAACTAACAGTACTAAACCTCATTGCTCTAAAAATAGCTTCATTAAAGGGATCAATCAGCGACGAACGTTATCAGATACTTGCTCAGGAATTAAATGAAGTTCCGAAGAAAGTAGAATGGATCTTAGATACGCAGGTGGAGAAAATCAAGCAGATTGCCAACAAGTACAAAGATGCCCGCGACTTCCTATTCTTAGGTAGGGGATATAACTTTCCGGTTGCCCTCGAAGGTGCCCTGAAGTTGAAGGAAATTTCATATATCCATGCCGAAGGTTATCCGGCAGCAGAAATGAAACACGGTCCTATCGCCTTGGTCGATGAAAACTTACCAGTTGTATTTATTGCCACTAAAGATGCTTATCACGAAAAGATTGTATCGAATATCCAGGAGATCAAAGCACGTAAGGGCAAAATTATCTCGGTTGTCACCCAAGGCGATACTGTCTCTGAGAACTTATCGGATGATTTTATGGAAATACCAGCAGCCGATGAAATCATTGCACCATTGATTTCTGTTGTGCCATTGCAACTCCTATCGTATTATATTGGCGTAGAACTCGGGTTGGATGTGGATAAACCACGTAACTTGGCTAAGTCCGTAACTGTAGAGTAA